The Synergistaceae bacterium genome contains a region encoding:
- a CDS encoding methionine synthase: protein MRVPPDSHDDELINTVREAFSKLENFIMPRFVYGRFPIVHFDGGIELAGAYIYSENIARLTSRSDECYLLAFTLGAEVDRQINIAQQRNMLDGLALDSCASVLVDEICDSFIESEIKPGLKHGEFMTSRFSPGYGDLSMSVTEDIIMILNATKRIGLSVTRSLMMSPIKSITAITGLAHREI, encoded by the coding sequence TCTCATGATGACGAATTAATTAATACAGTTCGGGAGGCGTTCTCTAAGCTGGAAAATTTTATAATGCCCCGTTTTGTTTATGGACGCTTCCCGATTGTTCATTTTGATGGAGGAATCGAGCTGGCCGGAGCTTATATTTACAGTGAAAATATTGCGCGTTTGACTTCCCGTTCTGATGAGTGCTATTTACTTGCTTTCACTCTCGGTGCTGAAGTCGACAGGCAGATTAATATCGCGCAGCAAAGAAATATGCTTGACGGACTCGCTCTTGACTCGTGTGCTTCTGTCTTAGTCGATGAGATTTGCGATTCATTTATCGAGTCCGAGATTAAGCCGGGATTGAAACACGGTGAATTCATGACTTCAAGATTTAGTCCGGGCTACGGGGATTTAAGCATGTCAGTTACTGAAGATATTATAATGATTCTTAATGCTACGAAAAGAATCGGCTTATCTGTAACTCGTTCTCTTATGATGAGCCCGATAAAATCAATCACTGCTATAACTGGTCTTGCTCACAGGGAGATTTAA